In the genome of Phragmitibacter flavus, the window TTCGGAGCCTGGAAAAACTCCATGGCAAGGTTGGGGAGACCTTGGTGTTGTTGGATTTGAAGCCGAGCACCTGGGTGGATGGGTTGGTCATAAAAGGGAAGGATTTGCAAAGATATGCCGTTGAAGGCGGTCGGGTGGTGATGACTCTTGATGGCGCTGGCATGGGCATGGCAAGGATTGGCGAGGAGGCACGCCAGCAGCGATTGGAACGTGAGAAAGAGCGTCAGCGCAAAGCTCGCAAAGATAAAGATAAGGATGGAAAAGAGATCTCGGATGAGGACTTGAAGAACTTAGGTCTGGAGTTGCCCGATTCGCTGGCAAAGGTAACTGGATTGGAAGTCTCCGGTGGCAAGTTCATGTTGACGAGCAAAGGTGGGAAGCCTTTAAAGAAAGAGGAAGGGCTAAAGCTGGATGATGCGAAACTTCCGCTGTGGTATAGCGGAACCTCTCTTGAAGTTGACGAGAAGGTCAAAGCGGATTGGAAGGTTTTGGCCACGGTGAACGGGGATCCGGTGATGGTGGAAAAAAGCGCGGGTCGCGGCAGCATGGTGGTGTGCACTGACAGTTATTTTGTGAGCAATGAGGCGTTGTTGAAGGAGCCTGCGCCAGAGTTTTTGTTGTGGTTGATGGGTGGCAATTCAAGCACGGTGATCTTCGATGAAACGCATTTGGGAACGAAGGAATCGCCGGGGATCATGGCGCTGGCGAGGCGCTTTCGATTGCATGGGTTTTTTGTGGGCGGGCTGCTGCTGTTTGGATTGTTTGTCTGGCAGGCGAGTTCGAGTCTGGTGCCACAGAGGGGAAGTGATCGTGGTGATGGATCGGTTTCTGGTCAAGGCGCGACGGCGGGGTTGGTGAGTTTGTTGAGACGCGGAGTGTCGCGTCGGCAATT includes:
- a CDS encoding DUF4350 domain-containing protein, producing MRLSRNQPLLMGALIAVLLGTAWLFSRVLEMRFESGTVYPPYSTLRADPLGSKALYESLDRLPGMEVRQNFRSLEKLHGKVGETLVLLDLKPSTWVDGLVIKGKDLQRYAVEGGRVVMTLDGAGMGMARIGEEARQQRLEREKERQRKARKDKDKDGKEISDEDLKNLGLELPDSLAKVTGLEVSGGKFMLTSKGGKPLKKEEGLKLDDAKLPLWYSGTSLEVDEKVKADWKVLATVNGDPVMVEKSAGRGSMVVCTDSYFVSNEALLKEPAPEFLLWLMGGNSSTVIFDETHLGTKESPGIMALARRFRLHGFFVGGLLLFGLFVWQASSSLVPQRGSDRGDGSVSGQGATAGLVSLLRRGVSRRQLLSKCFEAWDKGALVKSPAMQRRMEEARVLLTQQAGERMSRGALRKGYAQLSAVLKSRAG